One segment of Candidatus Delongbacteria bacterium DNA contains the following:
- a CDS encoding T9SS type A sorting domain-containing protein, with product MRSGHPLPHVLRASLWVPLLLSAGLAQAAQTPPLRPLLEAKAALGHQSLPELEREYASRLPVDAAAPTPGLFAPGSDDALYAELKAQGAPIPAWLQARLFPLAGRTQHAERDGGDGPDDATPVPDVSWGTTWTDTGTTVDKTDVLLNPLPAPPVQCDFGYFPTTSFSAPDAWYLLELEEATQVTLNSCRPGTTYDTALAILDSDLVPVAADDDIPVCDFGSWRSYLACCLEPGQYYVVVDGYSVASTGDYELDMSFAECPPDPCIGYQDDTVQAELPGVLSGDTSAGWDVLNNDGLREVGFDIDAGQGGIFTFDPCSENTVSDVRLYLYTANPCAGGTLVASSTWGSCTLGNPTAASLSNLTLAAGSYHLLVSSGGTEGPFELNVYTPCEGYNDQVATFTAPGLLTGTTSDGVNVYSGPGPDKGVDVTLPAAGFWDFDACQAGTATDVALYLFSTNPCEGGELLAQAGWSNCQVPAGAARLREVFLEAGTYHLMVSHTWTGSGAFEIQVAPTPDRPTQGGPDELGYTWISSLDPQGPEYGWVEIADTGQQLALSGDDGAVSIELPWAFPYYDFNYTSVQVSTNGYLAFTGPATPYWNGALPSSETPNDAIYALWNDLFVPGGESGALYTWDDPANGRFIVEWHNVQRLGQTANNSFQIILHSDGAIDVQYLELDPTDLHGATAGIENADGSIGLLVNYDGEGGFLGNELLISYVPQEGDFRAPWITHDAPLQDTETELPGGYPITAQITDETGVAQAHVLYALNGGAEQSVAMTQGAGDSWTASIPHQPAGTQVTYRLRAVDATEAANTRFTLNWGFSVVSYQWPPFGLSASDGLLSRTTLSWFHPVNPGLLSATFGADWPRSEAEAVQRLMREQGQSKEQALATWQALTRPAEREFIVYHVYRDGEPIAETTESVFEDNAGLGSEMDVTYTYTVTAEFTAGESAASNADTGYWGSPPSFGGPDAFGYMWINSENPSGPEFEWVDISGTGTPLGLTDDSNTGPIAIGFDFPFYDQSWSELYVGSNGYVTFGAGFTSLSPQPFPTPSDGWSPDNLIAMFWDDLNPGAGGTVYTRSEPERFIVQFQAVPPYGGGGGSYTFQLILNAGGIIQVNYLDMNENDLAWAGAGIENSTGTIGLQYYYQGEGALMADNVALIYTPSPSCGPVECTGTPETEPNEGWNDGNASFDVIRCFDTRCGTVLADGTNTDTDWYLYTHFGGDIIAQLRVSEFDGRLSLREFAQGGQVLASANTFPRCFNETITFHDLPGGAYYLVVEHDGDPDITTPQSYELSLTCLGDPCSGHVPVECVGTPEVEPNEGWNATPPNSSYGEIALGETVCGTTWANAGQRDMDWFRFTLTEPRTIHLSCAVDALDAALFLTDLDPAGSVLANVDDNLACAPEELTYENLPAGQYFVVIGNNSFDGVPVPQNYSLTLGLAGGPEDPCDNYVDVGNFHDIYQAARPAPLNTHHDGTGCPGAIDSPGRDEVIRLVLSQTTDLQISMHGDGDADEVLLLLGNCAQPESSCGAAADNNGAGPQGEILTLPNVPAGDYYVVADFAGQDETHSYGVMIIDMESGLGEGRELTFAVEPNYPNPFNPSTTIHWTQPALAAATLSVHDLRGALVEELDLGVRGAGRHQVTWDATRFGSGVYFCTLTAGGQSHTLKAVLLK from the coding sequence CCTCGCCCAGGCCGCCCAGACCCCGCCGCTGCGCCCCCTGCTGGAGGCCAAGGCGGCGCTGGGCCACCAAAGTCTGCCCGAGCTGGAGCGCGAGTACGCCTCCCGCCTGCCGGTGGACGCCGCCGCGCCGACGCCCGGACTCTTTGCCCCCGGCTCCGACGACGCGCTCTACGCGGAGTTGAAGGCCCAGGGCGCGCCCATCCCGGCCTGGCTGCAGGCGCGGCTCTTCCCGCTGGCCGGCCGCACCCAGCACGCCGAGCGCGACGGCGGCGACGGTCCGGACGACGCCACGCCCGTCCCCGACGTCAGCTGGGGCACCACCTGGACCGACACGGGCACCACCGTGGACAAGACGGACGTGCTGCTCAACCCGCTGCCCGCGCCGCCTGTCCAGTGCGACTTCGGCTACTTCCCGACCACGAGCTTCTCGGCCCCGGACGCCTGGTACCTGCTCGAGCTGGAGGAAGCCACCCAGGTGACCCTTAACAGCTGCCGGCCGGGCACCACCTACGACACGGCGCTGGCGATCCTGGACAGCGACCTGGTGCCCGTGGCCGCGGACGACGACATCCCCGTCTGCGACTTCGGCAGCTGGCGCTCCTACCTGGCCTGCTGCCTGGAGCCCGGCCAGTACTACGTGGTCGTCGACGGCTACAGCGTCGCGTCCACCGGGGACTATGAGCTGGACATGAGCTTCGCCGAGTGCCCGCCGGATCCCTGCATCGGCTACCAGGACGACACCGTCCAGGCCGAGCTGCCCGGCGTTCTGAGCGGCGACACCAGCGCGGGCTGGGACGTGCTGAACAACGACGGCCTGCGCGAGGTGGGCTTCGACATCGACGCGGGCCAGGGCGGGATCTTCACCTTCGACCCCTGCTCGGAGAACACCGTCTCCGATGTCCGCCTCTATCTCTACACGGCCAATCCCTGCGCGGGCGGCACGCTCGTGGCCTCCTCCACCTGGGGCTCGTGCACGCTGGGCAACCCCACCGCAGCCAGCCTGAGCAACCTTACCCTGGCCGCCGGCAGCTACCACCTGCTGGTTAGCAGCGGCGGCACGGAGGGCCCCTTCGAGCTCAACGTCTACACGCCCTGCGAGGGCTACAACGACCAAGTGGCGACCTTCACGGCCCCCGGCCTGCTGACGGGCACCACCAGTGACGGCGTGAACGTCTACTCGGGCCCGGGCCCGGATAAGGGCGTGGACGTCACGCTGCCCGCCGCGGGCTTCTGGGACTTCGACGCCTGCCAGGCCGGCACGGCCACCGACGTGGCCCTCTACCTGTTCAGCACCAACCCCTGCGAGGGCGGCGAGCTGCTGGCCCAGGCCGGCTGGTCCAACTGCCAGGTGCCCGCGGGCGCCGCGCGGCTGCGCGAGGTCTTCCTCGAGGCCGGCACCTACCACCTGATGGTCAGCCACACCTGGACCGGCTCGGGCGCCTTCGAGATCCAGGTCGCCCCCACGCCGGACCGGCCCACCCAGGGCGGACCGGACGAGCTGGGCTACACGTGGATCTCCAGCCTGGATCCCCAGGGTCCGGAGTACGGCTGGGTGGAGATCGCCGACACGGGCCAGCAACTGGCCTTGAGCGGGGATGACGGCGCCGTCAGCATCGAGCTGCCCTGGGCCTTCCCCTACTACGACTTCAACTACACGTCCGTGCAGGTCAGCACCAACGGCTACCTGGCCTTCACGGGACCGGCCACGCCCTACTGGAACGGCGCACTGCCCTCCAGCGAGACGCCCAACGACGCCATCTACGCGCTCTGGAACGACCTCTTCGTGCCCGGCGGCGAAAGCGGCGCCCTCTACACCTGGGACGACCCGGCCAACGGGCGCTTCATCGTCGAGTGGCACAACGTGCAGCGCCTGGGACAGACGGCGAACAACAGCTTCCAGATCATCCTCCACTCCGACGGCGCCATCGACGTGCAGTACCTGGAGCTGGATCCCACCGACCTTCACGGCGCCACGGCGGGCATCGAGAACGCCGACGGCAGCATCGGCCTGCTGGTGAACTACGACGGCGAGGGCGGCTTCCTGGGCAATGAGCTGCTCATCTCCTACGTGCCCCAGGAGGGCGACTTCCGCGCCCCCTGGATCACCCACGACGCGCCGCTCCAGGACACGGAGACCGAACTGCCCGGCGGCTACCCGATCACGGCGCAGATCACCGACGAGACCGGCGTGGCGCAGGCCCACGTGCTCTACGCGCTCAACGGCGGGGCCGAGCAGAGCGTGGCCATGACCCAGGGCGCCGGCGACAGCTGGACGGCCAGCATTCCCCACCAGCCGGCGGGTACGCAGGTCACCTACCGGCTGCGGGCCGTGGACGCCACCGAGGCGGCCAACACGCGCTTCACGCTCAACTGGGGCTTCTCCGTGGTGAGCTACCAGTGGCCGCCCTTCGGCCTGAGCGCCAGCGACGGCCTGCTCTCGCGCACCACGCTGAGCTGGTTCCACCCCGTCAACCCGGGCCTGCTGAGCGCCACCTTCGGCGCGGACTGGCCGCGCAGCGAGGCCGAGGCCGTCCAGCGCCTGATGCGCGAACAGGGCCAGTCCAAGGAACAGGCGCTGGCCACCTGGCAGGCGCTGACCCGGCCCGCCGAGCGCGAGTTCATCGTGTATCACGTCTACCGCGACGGCGAGCCCATCGCCGAGACCACGGAGTCCGTCTTCGAGGACAACGCGGGCCTGGGCAGCGAGATGGACGTGACCTACACCTACACGGTCACGGCGGAGTTCACGGCCGGCGAGTCCGCGGCCAGCAACGCGGACACGGGCTACTGGGGCAGCCCGCCCTCCTTCGGCGGTCCGGACGCCTTCGGCTACATGTGGATCAATTCCGAGAATCCCAGCGGCCCCGAGTTCGAGTGGGTGGACATCTCCGGCACGGGCACGCCCCTGGGCCTGACGGACGACTCCAACACCGGACCCATCGCCATCGGCTTCGACTTCCCCTTCTACGACCAGAGCTGGAGCGAGCTCTACGTGGGGTCCAACGGCTACGTGACCTTCGGCGCGGGCTTCACCAGCCTGAGCCCCCAGCCCTTCCCCACCCCCTCCGACGGTTGGAGCCCGGACAACCTGATCGCCATGTTCTGGGACGACCTCAATCCGGGCGCGGGGGGCACGGTCTACACGCGCTCCGAGCCCGAGCGCTTCATCGTGCAGTTCCAGGCCGTGCCGCCCTACGGCGGGGGCGGCGGGAGCTACACGTTCCAGCTGATCCTGAACGCCGGCGGCATCATCCAGGTCAACTACCTGGACATGAATGAGAACGACCTGGCCTGGGCCGGCGCGGGCATCGAGAATTCCACCGGGACCATCGGCCTGCAGTACTACTACCAGGGCGAAGGCGCGCTGATGGCCGACAACGTGGCGCTGATCTACACGCCCTCCCCCAGCTGCGGACCCGTGGAGTGCACGGGCACGCCGGAGACCGAGCCCAACGAGGGCTGGAACGACGGCAACGCCAGCTTCGACGTGATCCGCTGCTTCGACACGCGCTGCGGCACGGTGCTGGCCGACGGCACGAACACGGACACCGACTGGTACCTCTACACGCACTTCGGCGGGGACATCATCGCCCAGCTGCGGGTCTCCGAGTTCGACGGCCGGCTCAGCCTGCGCGAGTTCGCCCAGGGCGGCCAGGTGCTGGCCAGCGCCAACACCTTCCCGCGCTGCTTCAACGAGACCATCACCTTCCACGACCTGCCGGGCGGGGCCTACTACCTGGTGGTGGAGCACGACGGCGATCCCGACATCACGACGCCCCAGAGCTACGAGTTGAGCCTGACCTGCCTGGGCGACCCCTGCTCGGGCCACGTGCCTGTGGAGTGCGTCGGCACGCCCGAGGTGGAGCCCAACGAGGGCTGGAACGCCACGCCGCCCAACTCCAGCTACGGCGAGATCGCGCTGGGCGAGACGGTCTGCGGCACCACCTGGGCCAACGCCGGCCAGCGCGACATGGACTGGTTCCGCTTCACGCTGACGGAGCCCCGGACGATCCACCTGAGCTGCGCCGTGGACGCCCTCGACGCGGCCCTCTTCCTCACCGACCTGGATCCCGCCGGCTCCGTGCTGGCCAACGTGGACGACAACCTGGCCTGCGCGCCGGAGGAGCTGACCTATGAGAACCTGCCGGCGGGCCAGTACTTCGTGGTGATCGGCAACAACTCCTTCGACGGCGTGCCGGTCCCGCAGAACTACTCGCTGACCTTGGGCCTGGCGGGCGGACCCGAGGATCCCTGCGACAACTACGTCGACGTGGGCAATTTCCACGACATCTACCAGGCCGCGCGCCCGGCCCCCCTGAACACGCATCACGACGGGACGGGCTGCCCGGGCGCCATCGACAGCCCGGGTCGCGACGAGGTGATCCGGCTGGTGCTCAGCCAGACCACGGACCTGCAGATCTCCATGCACGGCGACGGGGACGCGGACGAAGTGCTGCTGCTGCTGGGCAACTGCGCGCAGCCCGAATCCAGCTGCGGCGCGGCCGCGGACAACAACGGCGCCGGACCCCAGGGCGAGATCCTGACCCTGCCCAACGTGCCGGCGGGCGACTACTACGTCGTGGCCGACTTCGCCGGTCAGGACGAGACCCACTCCTACGGCGTGATGATCATCGACATGGAGTCCGGCCTGGGCGAGGGCCGGGAACTCACCTTCGCGGTGGAGCCCAACTATCCCAATCCCTTCAACCCCAGCACCACCATCCACTGGACGCAGCCTGCGCTGGCGGCGGCCACCTTGAGCGTGCACGACCTGCGCGGCGCGCTGGTGGAGGAGCTGGACCTGGGCGTGCGCGGCGCGGGTCGCCACCAGGTGACCTGGGACGCCACGCGCTTTGGCTCGGGCGTCTACTTCTGCACGCTGACGGCGGGTGGGCAGTCCCACACCCTGAAGGCCGTGCTGCTCAAGTAA